The following proteins are encoded in a genomic region of Candidatus Diapherotrites archaeon:
- a CDS encoding 50S ribosomal protein L18a has product MADEKVFEAKGIIVEKGVEKPFTKRVGAANEKFAKEKILSAFGSRHRLKRRMVKITSIAVAKEKAKRQ; this is encoded by the coding sequence ATGGCGGATGAAAAAGTTTTCGAGGCAAAAGGAATTATTGTTGAAAAGGGCGTTGAGAAGCCTTTCACTAAAAGGGTCGGGGCGGCAAACGAAAAATTCGCAAAGGAGAAAATCCTCTCCGCTTTCGGCTCCAGGCACAGGCTGAAGAGAAGGATGGTAAAAATCACAAGCATTGCCGTGGCAAAGGAAAAGGCGAAAAGGCAATGA
- a CDS encoding MIP family channel protein, translated as MNCVSYIILVSFGVVGLGDFPAFLAESIGTFALVFIGAGAVLADNASGGQAGLLGIALAHGLVLMAMVYATGHVSGGHINPAVTIGLLAGRQIKPKKALFYIFSQVCGALLAGFFLSIVFPSAPGSLHLGTPALGSGVSVFAGIAVEAILTFFLVFTVFGVAVDRRAPAGVYGAAIGLVLVFDILAGGVLTGAAMNPARAFGPAMASGFLENQAVYWIGPVAGAILAAFVYSRFLLKSD; from the coding sequence ATGAATTGTGTTTCATATATTATTCTTGTTTCTTTTGGCGTGGTTGGCTTGGGCGATTTTCCGGCTTTTCTGGCAGAATCAATCGGCACTTTTGCCCTTGTTTTCATAGGCGCCGGAGCCGTTCTCGCAGACAATGCTTCCGGCGGCCAGGCCGGCCTGCTCGGCATTGCGTTGGCGCATGGTCTTGTCCTGATGGCAATGGTTTATGCGACCGGCCATGTTTCAGGCGGACACATAAACCCTGCAGTCACGATTGGCCTGCTTGCCGGCCGCCAGATAAAGCCGAAAAAGGCGTTGTTTTACATTTTTTCCCAGGTTTGCGGCGCTTTGCTTGCGGGCTTTTTCCTTTCCATTGTCTTTCCGTCAGCGCCGGGTTCACTGCATCTGGGCACGCCCGCGCTTGGTTCGGGCGTTTCGGTTTTTGCTGGCATTGCCGTTGAGGCAATCCTCACGTTTTTCCTTGTCTTCACGGTTTTCGGGGTTGCGGTTGACAGGCGCGCCCCGGCAGGCGTTTATGGCGCGGCAATCGGCCTGGTTCTTGTCTTCGACATTCTTGCAGGCGGCGTCCTGACTGGTGCTGCGATGAATCCTGCGCGCGCTTTCGGCCCGGCCATGGCGTCAGGCTTCCTTGAAAACCAGGCGGTTTACTGGATCGGCCCGGTTGCCGGGGCAATTCTTGCGGCATTCGTTTACAGCAGGTTTTTGCTCAAATCAGATTAA
- a CDS encoding 30S ribosomal protein S19e: protein MGVFDVPAGRLIEEVAKSLKENNYPKPEWTEFVKTGMNRERAPDSPDWWYYRSASVLYRIFKEGNLGTGRLRTYYGGRKNRGVKPEHVYKASGKIIRSTLQELEKQGFVKKAKVGRVIAPKGQKLLNDNAKAIAGIWKKEIEDKRLAGLVEKKRQPRAGSAMREELRKAGAEKKPAEKEKFKKKKKEKRDDDSS from the coding sequence TTGGGAGTCTTTGATGTTCCGGCCGGAAGGCTGATAGAGGAAGTTGCCAAGTCCTTGAAGGAAAACAATTACCCTAAACCGGAGTGGACGGAGTTCGTCAAGACCGGCATGAACAGGGAGAGGGCGCCTGACAGCCCCGACTGGTGGTATTACAGGAGCGCTTCCGTATTGTACAGGATTTTCAAGGAAGGCAACCTCGGAACAGGAAGACTGCGCACTTATTACGGCGGAAGGAAAAACCGCGGCGTGAAGCCGGAACACGTTTACAAGGCTTCGGGCAAGATTATCCGCTCCACATTGCAGGAGCTTGAAAAGCAGGGTTTTGTGAAAAAGGCGAAGGTCGGCAGGGTCATTGCCCCGAAGGGACAGAAGCTTTTGAACGACAATGCGAAAGCGATTGCCGGCATCTGGAAGAAAGAGATTGAGGATAAAAGGCTTGCCGGGCTTGTGGAAAAGAAGAGGCAGCCGAGAGCCGGAAGCGCGATGAGGGAAGAGCTCAGGAAGGCCGGTGCTGAAAAGAAGCCTGCGGAAAAGGAAAAGTTCAAAAAGAAAAAGAAGGAGAAAAGGGACGACGACAGCTCCTGA
- a CDS encoding 50S ribosomal protein L31e, with amino-acid sequence MPKKEKKDSAREVERNFTVNLSKVKRQTRPKRANKAVSEIRVFIARHMKVGVENVKVSQKLNELLWSHGREKATRKVRVKALSDGKQAGVYLEDEKIEKKEKKAKEEKEEKAEATEEQKKAEEEKERKKEEKKLIEQQADRQAKKKN; translated from the coding sequence ATGCCTAAAAAGGAAAAAAAGGATTCAGCCAGGGAAGTTGAAAGGAATTTCACGGTCAACCTTTCCAAGGTCAAAAGGCAGACCAGGCCGAAGCGGGCGAACAAGGCTGTTTCCGAAATACGCGTGTTCATTGCAAGGCACATGAAGGTTGGCGTTGAAAACGTGAAGGTTTCACAGAAGCTGAACGAACTGCTGTGGTCGCACGGCAGGGAGAAGGCAACAAGGAAAGTCAGGGTCAAGGCCTTGAGCGACGGAAAACAGGCAGGCGTTTACCTCGAAGACGAAAAGATAGAGAAAAAGGAAAAGAAGGCCAAAGAGGAAAAGGAAGAGAAGGCCGAGGCAACGGAAGAGCAGAAAAAAGCCGAAGAGGAAAAGGAACGCAAGAAGGAAGAGAAAAAGCTTATCGAACAGCAGGCGGACCGGCAGGCAAAGAAAAAGAATTGA
- a CDS encoding translation initiation factor IF-6, producing the protein MEIDKKNIRGSPYVGIFCVVTEKFGLFPKTIDRHEIEKLSDFFGVEAIPATIAGTSLLGVLATANSHGIVVSGVAEEKEISELEGLGLNVAVVDNIAAVGNLVRANDNGGVCAKIFSKEAKSGMETALKVELRAMKIADTDLAGSCIVATNRGFLANPGVSKESFAELRKIFGVDGALTTANYGDACVGNSIVANSRAAIVGEQTSGFELLRIDEGLMGR; encoded by the coding sequence TTGGAAATAGACAAAAAGAACATCAGGGGTTCGCCTTACGTCGGGATTTTCTGTGTCGTGACCGAAAAATTCGGATTGTTCCCGAAAACCATTGACCGGCACGAGATTGAAAAACTCTCTGATTTTTTCGGCGTTGAAGCCATTCCCGCAACCATTGCCGGCACATCGCTCTTGGGCGTGCTTGCAACAGCGAACAGCCACGGCATAGTTGTTTCCGGCGTCGCGGAAGAAAAAGAGATTTCAGAGCTTGAAGGCCTGGGCCTGAACGTCGCGGTTGTCGACAACATTGCCGCTGTCGGAAACCTTGTCAGGGCAAACGACAATGGCGGGGTGTGCGCGAAAATCTTTTCCAAGGAAGCGAAAAGCGGCATGGAAACGGCTTTGAAGGTTGAACTCAGGGCGATGAAAATAGCCGACACCGACCTGGCCGGAAGCTGCATTGTCGCAACAAACAGGGGCTTTCTTGCAAACCCAGGCGTTTCAAAGGAAAGCTTTGCCGAACTCAGGAAAATTTTCGGGGTTGACGGCGCGCTGACGACCGCGAATTACGGCGATGCCTGCGTCGGCAACTCGATTGTTGCGAACAGCAGGGCAGCCATTGTCGGCGAACAGACAAGCGGCTTCGAGCTTTTGAGGATTGACGAGGGCCTGATGGGCAGATGA
- a CDS encoding superoxide dismutase, whose product MAFELPKLDYAFDALEPHIDAKTMEIHFTKHHQAYVDKLNAAVKGTEWENKKIDDILWNISKVPESIRTAVRNHGGGHANHSLFWKVMAPNAGGKPGGELAKEIDKAFGSFDKFKETFSNAAATRFGSGWAWLVASNGKLEVYSTANQDSPLMEGRKPVLGLDVWEHSYYLKYQNRRTDYINAFWNIVNWKQVNENYQSATQ is encoded by the coding sequence ATGGCCTTTGAATTACCGAAACTCGATTACGCGTTCGACGCGCTTGAACCGCACATCGACGCGAAAACAATGGAAATCCATTTCACGAAACACCACCAGGCATACGTTGACAAGCTCAACGCTGCAGTGAAGGGCACTGAATGGGAGAACAAAAAAATCGATGACATCCTCTGGAACATCAGCAAGGTGCCCGAAAGCATCAGGACGGCTGTAAGGAACCACGGCGGCGGGCACGCAAACCACTCGCTGTTCTGGAAAGTCATGGCTCCGAACGCCGGCGGAAAGCCGGGCGGAGAGCTTGCAAAGGAAATCGACAAGGCTTTCGGCTCGTTCGACAAGTTCAAGGAAACTTTTTCGAACGCCGCGGCAACAAGGTTTGGAAGCGGCTGGGCATGGCTTGTTGCAAGCAACGGAAAGCTCGAGGTTTACAGCACGGCTAACCAGGACTCGCCCTTGATGGAAGGCAGGAAGCCAGTGCTCGGCCTTGACGTGTGGGAACATAGTTATTATTTAAAGTACCAAAATAGAAGGACCGACTATATCAATGCATTCTGGAACATTGTGAACTGGAAACAAGTAAACGAGAATTATCAAAGTGCAACGCAGTAG
- a CDS encoding YhbY family RNA-binding protein, translated as MAGKKAGNELKAEMQIGKNGISKALVEELKARLAKRRFVKVKVLAALKANRKLLAEKIALEVNASVEEVKGSTVVFHAHAREEGRGR; from the coding sequence ATGGCGGGCAAAAAAGCGGGCAATGAACTGAAGGCGGAAATGCAGATCGGGAAGAACGGCATTTCCAAGGCGCTTGTCGAAGAGCTGAAAGCACGGCTTGCGAAAAGGCGTTTTGTCAAGGTCAAGGTCCTGGCGGCGCTCAAGGCAAACAGGAAGCTCCTGGCGGAAAAGATTGCCTTGGAAGTGAATGCAAGCGTCGAGGAAGTCAAGGGCAGCACTGTCGTGTTCCACGCGCATGCAAGGGAAGAGGGCAGGGGCCGTTGA
- the ftsY gene encoding signal recognition particle-docking protein FtsY, giving the protein MPSHEAHAIPGTLEEELAEPAEELHEAAEPHDIKGRELQAKVSLGGKLKSFFTGTVTVSEKEISGLLEDLELALLEADVEPDTAERVCAGIKKELSGKKIDGNRFEEAIKAEIRKSLLETMAAESIDICAMAKSKAEKPFVILFLGPNGAGKTTTIAKIAHYLKKRGLESILAASDTFRAASIEQIGVHAERLGLRVVKHNYGSDPAAVAFDAVQAAKAKGIPVVLVDSAGRQETNKNLMKEIEKIVRVVKPDLKLFVGEALAGHSLIEQAREFDKTVGLDGFVLTKIDTDAKGGTTISLIYNLKKPVVFIGTGQGYDDMLEFRPEFIVDRAVA; this is encoded by the coding sequence ATGCCCAGCCATGAAGCGCACGCCATTCCCGGAACTCTGGAAGAAGAGCTTGCGGAGCCGGCTGAGGAACTGCACGAAGCGGCTGAACCGCACGATATCAAAGGCCGCGAACTCCAAGCCAAGGTTTCGCTCGGCGGAAAGCTGAAAAGTTTTTTCACGGGCACGGTGACTGTTTCGGAAAAGGAAATTTCCGGCCTGCTTGAAGATCTGGAGCTTGCACTGCTGGAAGCGGATGTCGAGCCTGACACTGCGGAAAGGGTTTGCGCCGGAATAAAAAAAGAGCTGTCCGGAAAAAAAATCGACGGGAACAGGTTTGAGGAAGCGATAAAAGCAGAGATAAGGAAAAGCCTGCTTGAAACCATGGCGGCGGAAAGCATCGACATTTGCGCCATGGCAAAATCAAAGGCGGAAAAGCCGTTCGTCATTCTTTTTTTGGGCCCCAACGGAGCCGGGAAAACAACGACGATTGCGAAAATCGCGCACTATCTGAAAAAGCGCGGCCTGGAAAGCATTCTGGCGGCATCCGACACTTTCAGGGCCGCGTCGATAGAGCAGATCGGCGTGCACGCTGAAAGGCTTGGATTGCGCGTTGTAAAACACAATTACGGCTCCGACCCTGCGGCAGTGGCATTCGATGCAGTGCAGGCGGCTAAGGCTAAAGGCATTCCGGTTGTTCTCGTGGATTCAGCCGGAAGGCAGGAAACAAACAAGAACCTGATGAAGGAAATAGAAAAAATCGTGCGCGTAGTCAAGCCGGATTTGAAGCTGTTTGTCGGCGAGGCCTTGGCAGGGCATTCGCTCATAGAGCAGGCAAGGGAGTTCGACAAAACTGTCGGGCTTGACGGTTTCGTGCTGACAAAAATCGATACTGATGCAAAGGGCGGCACCACGATTTCCCTGATTTACAATCTAAAAAAGCCGGTCGTGTTCATCGGCACGGGCCAGGGCTATGATGATATGCTAGAGTTCAGGCCGGAATTCATAGTGGACAGGGCAGTGGCATAA
- a CDS encoding LAGLIDADG family homing endonuclease produces MREMTIIESGLRVEAFNAFMVLKESGLPRKEIFSIISTRYGITVGSLYAWYHGTSSPFGKKRLKHCPELFYILGALIGDGYVYSWKQVGHKVGVIGEEDFIKKYAGKISACIGRPVKGYINRSNNTWFVVVGNVELFFLFKQIRKDFDKLFLMLGDGDCRLNALQLIEGFFDAEGCVKVIKEKSRKTPKICLDLCNTNYNILEIIRKLLEEQLQIISRYSIQKSFVGKDGSPRKKIYHLRIYKKSFVRTFFENIGTCKLKPEKICYVQNWLGRGANAPTALHFDNSRLLVSSSQCSRMH; encoded by the coding sequence TCTAAGAGTGGAAGCCTTCAATGCATTTATGGTATTAAAAGAAAGCGGTCTTCCCAGAAAAGAAATATTTTCAATAATTAGTACTAGATACGGAATAACTGTCGGAAGCCTTTATGCTTGGTATCATGGTACATCGTCGCCTTTTGGTAAAAAAAGACTCAAGCACTGTCCTGAATTATTTTATATATTGGGTGCCCTTATCGGAGATGGATATGTTTATTCTTGGAAACAAGTCGGGCATAAGGTGGGCGTTATAGGGGAAGAGGATTTCATAAAAAAATACGCCGGCAAAATTTCAGCCTGTATTGGCCGGCCGGTCAAAGGCTATATCAACAGATCTAATAACACTTGGTTTGTAGTGGTTGGAAACGTCGAACTTTTCTTTTTGTTCAAGCAAATTCGTAAAGATTTTGACAAATTATTTCTTATGTTGGGTGACGGAGACTGTAGGCTGAATGCACTACAATTGATTGAGGGTTTTTTTGATGCTGAGGGGTGCGTTAAAGTCATAAAAGAGAAGTCGCGGAAGACACCAAAAATTTGTTTGGATTTGTGTAACACGAATTACAATATTCTAGAAATTATCCGAAAGCTACTTGAAGAACAGCTTCAAATAATCTCACGATATTCCATACAAAAATCGTTTGTCGGCAAGGATGGCTCGCCAAGGAAAAAAATCTATCATCTTAGAATATATAAGAAATCGTTCGTGCGAACATTCTTTGAAAATATTGGCACGTGCAAGCTAAAGCCAGAAAAAATTTGCTACGTTCAAAATTGGCTCGGCAGAGGTGCTAATGCACCTACTGCGTTGCACTTTGATAATTCTCGTTTACTTGTTTCCAGTTCACAATGTTCCAGAATGCATTGA